The following proteins are encoded in a genomic region of Candidatus Krumholzibacteriia bacterium:
- a CDS encoding NAD(P)-dependent oxidoreductase — translation MKNRAPRLTDVQYACNFADIQKPLTSAQAFVESSRCLFCFEAPCITACPTHIDVPSFIQKIRNENVRGAARVILDANPLGASCARVCPVEVLCEGACVLHHNLEKPVEIGRLQRFATDWYFERGMPALFPLPPANGHRVALVGAGPASLGCAAALRRLGYAAVVFDRNPEPGGLNTYGIAQYKMTPEDSLREIEFVRSLGAEFRCGVEVGTQLTLDSLRQDHDAVFLGIGLGGTHRLEIPGADKNGVVDALHFIRDYKTRPYGDVPVGRRVAVIGGGNTAIDAATAAVRLGAERTWIVYRRSEAEMPAFHYEIELAKRDGVVFQWLAAPSEILGDGGVAGLRCQCMRLGPPDARGRARPEPVPGSDFVLEVDMVIAATGQEKLGEWLGAIQGLALDGGRVVVDAETGMTSVPGLFAGGDCANGGLEVVNAVAEGTRAAFGIDAWMRSR, via the coding sequence ATGAAGAACCGCGCCCCCCGGCTCACGGACGTCCAGTACGCCTGCAACTTCGCCGACATCCAGAAGCCCCTCACCTCGGCCCAGGCGTTCGTCGAATCCTCCCGCTGCCTCTTCTGCTTCGAGGCGCCGTGCATCACCGCCTGCCCGACGCACATCGACGTCCCGAGCTTCATCCAGAAGATCCGCAACGAGAACGTCCGTGGCGCCGCCCGGGTCATCCTGGACGCGAATCCCTTGGGTGCGAGCTGCGCTCGGGTCTGTCCGGTGGAGGTGCTCTGCGAGGGCGCCTGCGTGCTGCACCACAATCTGGAGAAGCCCGTGGAGATCGGCCGCCTGCAGCGCTTCGCCACCGATTGGTACTTCGAGCGCGGCATGCCGGCGCTGTTCCCGCTGCCGCCGGCCAACGGCCACCGCGTCGCCCTCGTCGGCGCCGGTCCCGCGTCTCTCGGCTGTGCCGCGGCGCTCCGCCGTCTGGGCTACGCCGCCGTGGTCTTCGACCGCAACCCCGAGCCGGGAGGCCTCAACACCTACGGCATCGCCCAATACAAGATGACACCCGAGGACAGCCTGCGGGAAATCGAGTTCGTCCGTTCCCTGGGGGCCGAATTCCGCTGCGGCGTGGAAGTGGGAACGCAGCTGACGCTCGACTCGCTGCGCCAGGATCACGACGCCGTCTTCCTCGGCATCGGTCTCGGGGGAACGCACCGTCTCGAAATCCCCGGTGCCGACAAGAACGGCGTCGTCGACGCTCTCCATTTCATCCGCGACTACAAGACGCGGCCCTACGGTGATGTCCCCGTCGGCCGTCGCGTCGCTGTCATCGGCGGCGGCAACACCGCCATCGACGCGGCGACGGCGGCGGTGCGCCTCGGCGCCGAGCGCACCTGGATCGTCTATCGGCGCAGCGAAGCCGAGATGCCCGCGTTTCACTACGAGATCGAGCTGGCGAAGCGAGACGGCGTCGTCTTCCAGTGGCTCGCCGCACCGAGCGAAATCCTGGGCGACGGCGGTGTGGCCGGCCTGCGCTGCCAGTGCATGCGCCTCGGGCCTCCCGACGCCCGCGGCCGCGCCCGGCCCGAGCCCGTCCCGGGCAGCGACTTCGTTCTCGAGGTGGACATGGTGATCGCCGCCACCGGCCAGGAGAAGTTGGGCGAGTGGCTCGGGGCGATCCAGGGCCTCGCGCTCGATGGGGGTCGCGTGGTGGTGGACGCGGAGACGGGGATGACCTCCGTCCCCGGTCTCTTCGCCGGCGGCGATTGCGCCAACGGCGGCCTGGAGGTGGTGAACGCCGTCGCCGAGGGCACGCGCGCCGCCTTCGGCATCGACGCCTGGATGCGCTCCCGGTGA
- a CDS encoding glycosyltransferase family 39 protein: protein MRNATRLPWWIAGATTLFHLLTAARGGIFRDELYYLACSEHLGLGYVDQPPLVGYTAWLARHLFGTSLLGLRFLPALAAGGTVALTAGMARRLGGGRFAVSLAAVLAALAPVYVSIFSILSMNAFDVLLWAAAFFLLLRILEGGAPRDWLLFGLVAGLGLENKLSMGFLGAGVAAGLLLAREWQQFRRPWLWLGGALALLLFLPHCLWQAVHGWPAHEFMAHAMGSKNAPLSLFDTLRTWTLQMNPSAVPIVLAGLVFLLVRPAGKPYRALGWASLVITGLLLSQRSKPYYLSPLFTLLFAAGSVVAGHVTAPRRLGWIRAVLLVACTGVGLALTPRAKPLLPTEAYLAYAARLGLSTPAEENHEMGRLPQFFADRIGWRELAETVARVADSLTPEERQGLCVFGQNYGQAGAIDFYGPSLGLPKALSGHNSYFLWGPRGCRGDVVIVIDGDLEDLQEVFESAELATTYTCSDCMPYENDKPIWIARHLKRPMENLWPQVRHYN, encoded by the coding sequence GTGAGGAACGCGACGCGCCTCCCCTGGTGGATCGCCGGCGCCACCACGCTCTTCCATCTGCTCACCGCGGCACGCGGCGGTATCTTCCGCGACGAGCTCTACTACCTCGCTTGTTCCGAGCACCTCGGCCTCGGCTATGTCGACCAGCCGCCCCTCGTCGGTTATACCGCCTGGCTCGCCCGCCACCTCTTCGGCACATCCCTGCTGGGACTGCGCTTCCTGCCCGCTCTCGCTGCCGGTGGCACCGTGGCTCTGACGGCAGGAATGGCGCGCCGGCTCGGTGGCGGCCGCTTCGCCGTGTCGCTGGCAGCCGTGCTCGCGGCGCTGGCTCCGGTGTACGTTTCGATCTTCAGCATTCTTTCCATGAATGCCTTCGACGTGCTCCTCTGGGCAGCAGCGTTCTTCCTCCTGCTCCGGATTCTCGAGGGTGGCGCGCCTCGCGACTGGCTGCTCTTCGGTCTTGTTGCCGGCCTCGGCCTCGAGAACAAGCTGAGCATGGGCTTCTTGGGCGCTGGCGTCGCCGCCGGATTGCTCCTCGCCCGCGAGTGGCAGCAGTTTCGCCGCCCCTGGCTCTGGCTCGGTGGCGCGCTCGCCCTTCTCCTCTTCTTGCCGCACTGCCTCTGGCAAGCAGTACACGGTTGGCCCGCCCACGAGTTCATGGCCCATGCCATGGGGAGCAAGAACGCGCCACTCTCGCTCTTCGACACCCTGCGCACCTGGACCCTGCAGATGAACCCGTCGGCCGTACCCATCGTGCTCGCCGGTCTCGTGTTCCTCCTCGTTCGACCGGCGGGGAAGCCGTACCGCGCCCTCGGCTGGGCGAGCCTCGTCATCACCGGCCTGCTTCTGTCGCAGCGGTCCAAGCCCTACTACCTCTCGCCCCTCTTCACGCTTCTCTTCGCCGCGGGCAGCGTCGTCGCCGGCCACGTCACCGCGCCTCGGCGCCTTGGTTGGATCCGCGCCGTTCTCCTCGTCGCCTGCACCGGCGTCGGCCTCGCGCTCACGCCCCGGGCCAAGCCGCTTCTCCCGACCGAAGCTTACCTGGCCTACGCTGCGCGCCTCGGTCTCTCGACGCCGGCGGAAGAGAACCACGAGATGGGCCGCTTGCCGCAGTTCTTCGCCGATCGCATCGGCTGGCGCGAGCTGGCCGAAACCGTGGCGCGAGTCGCCGACAGTCTCACGCCGGAAGAACGGCAAGGCCTCTGTGTCTTCGGCCAGAACTACGGCCAGGCGGGCGCCATCGATTTCTACGGCCCCAGCCTCGGCCTGCCGAAGGCGCTCTCGGGGCACAACAGCTACTTCTTGTGGGGACCGCGCGGCTGCCGCGGTGATGTCGTCATCGTCATCGACGGCGACCTCGAGGATCTCCAGGAGGTGTTCGAGAGCGCCGAGCTCGCCACGACCTACACCTGCAGCGATTGCATGCCGTACGAGAACGACAAGCCCATCTGGATCGCCCGCCACCTGAAGCGACCCATGGAAAACCTCTGGCCCCAGGTGCGCCACTACAACTGA
- a CDS encoding succinate dehydrogenase cytochrome b subunit — MTSALDALRSSIGAKLVMAVTGIVLLLFVIGHLLGNLQVFLGPEALNHYARKLHSVPRLLWILRLGLIACVLLHILAAIRVAILNRTARPQRYVKLRAQAASWTARTLQLSGGAIALYVVYHLMHFTFRNVHTQYVHEVEGHVDVYSMVVGSFQQPGIALVYTLSMVLLGLHLSHGIGGFLQTLGVGHPRYSKNLRWLGPVLATLLTLGYISIPVAVLLGLVAPPAGGGP, encoded by the coding sequence ATGACATCGGCGCTCGACGCCTTGCGTTCCTCCATCGGCGCGAAGCTGGTGATGGCGGTCACCGGCATCGTTCTCCTTCTCTTCGTCATCGGTCACCTGCTCGGCAACCTCCAGGTCTTCCTCGGCCCGGAAGCCCTCAATCATTACGCCCGGAAACTGCACTCGGTGCCGCGCTTGCTCTGGATCTTGCGTCTCGGTCTCATCGCCTGCGTCCTCCTCCACATTCTCGCCGCCATCCGCGTCGCCATCCTCAACCGGACGGCGCGGCCGCAACGCTATGTCAAGCTCCGGGCCCAGGCGGCGAGCTGGACGGCGCGGACGCTCCAGCTGAGCGGCGGAGCCATCGCCCTCTACGTCGTCTACCACCTGATGCACTTCACCTTCCGCAACGTGCACACGCAGTACGTGCACGAGGTGGAAGGACACGTCGATGTCTACTCCATGGTGGTCGGCAGCTTCCAGCAACCCGGGATCGCTCTCGTCTACACACTTTCCATGGTGCTCTTGGGGCTGCACCTGAGCCACGGCATCGGCGGCTTCCTGCAGACCCTCGGCGTCGGCCATCCGCGCTACAGCAAGAACCTACGATGGTTGGGGCCGGTGCTGGCGACGTTGCTCACCCTGGGTTACATCTCGATTCCCGTCGCCGTGCTCCTCGGTCTCGTCGCCCCGCCAGCAGGAGGAGGGCCATGA
- a CDS encoding fumarate reductase/succinate dehydrogenase flavoprotein subunit: MSPTTDTRLLESRCPTGPLAERWDKARFEMKLVNPANKRKFSVIVVGSGLAGGAAAASLAELGYEVDCFCYQDSARRAHSIAAQGGINAAKNYQNDGDSVLRLFYDTVKGGDFRARESNVHRLAQISTSIIDQCVAQGVPFAREYGGQLANRSFGGAQVSRTFYARGQTGQQLLLGAYQALSRQVGAGKVRMHARTEMLDLVVADGRAAGIVTRDLVSGEVKSWSAQAVLLATGGYGNVFYLSTNAKGCNVTATFRAWKRGAFFANPCFTQIHPTCIPVAGEYQSKLTLMSESLRNDGRIWVPKQQGDRRAARDIPEEERDYYLERRYPSFGNLSPRDIASRAAKAVCDAGRGVGPSGLGVYLDFADAIRRLGREVIEERYGNLFQMYERITGEDPYTTPMRIFPAVHYTMGGTWVDYHLMSTIPGLFVLGEANFSDHGANRLGASALMQGLADGYFIIPSTLGHYFATTVPPRCGTDHAAFRAVESEVQERTRRLLAVRGKRSVDSFHRELGLLLWEKCGMARNADGLRQALQRLPALREEFWSDVNVLGSNEEYNICLEMAGRVADFLEFAELLCTDALEREESCGGHFREEYQTEEGEARRNDAKFCHVSAWEYTGPGKAPKLHKEPLVFEFVHPTQRSYK, encoded by the coding sequence ATGAGCCCCACCACGGACACCAGGCTGCTCGAGTCACGCTGCCCCACCGGGCCGCTCGCCGAACGCTGGGACAAAGCGCGCTTCGAGATGAAGCTCGTCAACCCGGCGAACAAGCGCAAGTTCAGCGTCATCGTCGTGGGGTCGGGCCTGGCGGGTGGGGCCGCAGCGGCGTCGCTCGCCGAGCTGGGCTACGAGGTCGACTGCTTCTGCTACCAGGACAGCGCCCGGCGCGCCCACAGCATCGCCGCCCAGGGCGGGATCAACGCGGCGAAGAACTACCAGAACGACGGCGACAGCGTGCTGCGCTTGTTCTACGACACGGTGAAGGGCGGCGACTTCCGCGCCCGCGAATCCAACGTCCACCGCCTGGCCCAGATCAGCACCAGCATCATCGATCAGTGCGTCGCCCAGGGGGTGCCCTTCGCGCGGGAGTACGGCGGCCAGCTGGCGAATCGCTCCTTTGGCGGCGCCCAGGTATCGCGCACCTTCTATGCCCGGGGCCAGACCGGGCAGCAGCTACTCCTCGGCGCCTACCAGGCGCTGTCGCGGCAGGTGGGCGCCGGCAAGGTGCGCATGCACGCGCGCACTGAGATGCTCGACCTCGTCGTTGCCGACGGTCGCGCCGCCGGCATCGTCACCCGCGACCTCGTGAGTGGCGAGGTGAAGTCCTGGTCGGCACAGGCGGTGCTACTGGCCACGGGGGGTTATGGCAACGTCTTCTATCTCTCGACCAATGCCAAGGGCTGCAACGTCACCGCCACCTTTCGCGCCTGGAAGCGTGGCGCTTTCTTCGCCAACCCCTGCTTCACGCAGATCCACCCGACCTGCATCCCCGTCGCCGGCGAGTACCAGTCGAAGCTCACCCTCATGTCCGAGTCACTGCGCAACGACGGACGCATCTGGGTGCCGAAGCAGCAGGGCGATCGCCGTGCGGCAAGGGACATCCCGGAGGAAGAGCGCGACTACTACCTGGAGCGCCGCTACCCGAGCTTCGGCAACTTGTCCCCACGCGACATCGCCTCCCGCGCCGCCAAAGCGGTCTGCGATGCGGGGCGCGGTGTCGGCCCCTCGGGTCTCGGCGTCTACCTCGACTTCGCCGACGCCATCCGCCGGCTGGGCCGAGAGGTCATCGAGGAGCGCTACGGCAACCTCTTCCAGATGTACGAGCGCATCACCGGCGAAGACCCCTACACCACGCCCATGCGCATCTTCCCGGCGGTGCACTACACCATGGGCGGCACCTGGGTGGACTACCACCTGATGAGCACGATCCCCGGTCTCTTCGTCCTCGGCGAGGCGAACTTCTCCGACCACGGCGCCAACCGGCTCGGTGCCAGCGCCCTCATGCAAGGACTGGCGGACGGCTACTTCATCATTCCCTCCACCCTGGGCCACTACTTCGCCACCACGGTGCCACCACGATGCGGCACCGACCACGCCGCCTTTCGCGCCGTGGAGAGCGAGGTGCAGGAGCGGACCCGCCGTCTCCTCGCCGTGCGCGGCAAACGCAGCGTCGACAGCTTCCACCGCGAGCTCGGACTCCTGCTCTGGGAGAAGTGCGGCATGGCCCGCAACGCCGACGGCCTGCGCCAGGCACTGCAGCGCCTGCCGGCGCTGCGCGAGGAGTTCTGGAGCGACGTCAACGTCCTCGGCAGCAACGAGGAATACAACATCTGTCTCGAGATGGCGGGCCGCGTCGCCGACTTCCTCGAGTTCGCCGAGCTGCTCTGCACCGACGCTCTGGAGCGCGAGGAATCCTGCGGGGGCCACTTCCGCGAGGAGTACCAGACCGAGGAAGGCGAGGCCCGGCGCAACGACGCCAAGTTCTGCCACGTGAGCGCCTGGGAGTACACCGGTCCGGGGAAGGCGCCGAAGCTGCACAAGGAGCCGCTGGTCTTCGAGTTCGTGCACCCGACGCAGAGGAGCTACAAGTGA
- a CDS encoding succinate dehydrogenase/fumarate reductase iron-sulfur subunit has protein sequence MRLTLRIWRQKDARTAGRLVPYELDEVSPHMSFLEMLDVLNEKLLRGGEEPIAFDHDCREGICGTCSLVIDGVPHGPERATTTCQLHMRKFRDGQTITVEPFRARAFPVIRDLVVDRSAFDRVIQAGGFVAVNTGSAPEGNAIPVPKHEAEIAMDAAACIGCGACVAACPNASAMLFVAAKVAHLAHLPQGQPERNERVRAMVQAMDAERFGFCSHQFECEAVCPKEISGRFIGELNREYTRAVLRQQEEAPRLPAAGRAGMSGGAG, from the coding sequence ATGCGCCTCACGCTCCGCATCTGGCGCCAGAAGGATGCCCGCACCGCCGGCCGGCTGGTCCCCTACGAGCTCGATGAGGTGAGCCCCCACATGTCCTTCCTGGAAATGCTGGACGTGCTCAACGAGAAGCTCCTCCGGGGCGGCGAGGAGCCCATCGCCTTCGACCACGATTGCCGCGAAGGCATTTGCGGCACCTGCTCGCTCGTCATCGACGGCGTCCCCCACGGTCCGGAACGCGCCACCACCACCTGTCAGCTGCACATGCGCAAGTTCCGCGACGGCCAGACCATCACGGTCGAGCCCTTCCGCGCCCGCGCCTTCCCGGTCATCCGGGATCTCGTCGTCGACCGCTCGGCGTTCGACCGGGTCATCCAGGCGGGCGGCTTCGTCGCCGTCAACACCGGCAGCGCCCCCGAGGGCAACGCCATCCCGGTGCCCAAGCACGAGGCCGAGATCGCCATGGACGCGGCGGCGTGCATCGGCTGCGGCGCCTGCGTCGCTGCCTGCCCGAACGCCTCCGCCATGCTCTTCGTCGCCGCCAAGGTCGCGCACCTGGCGCACTTGCCGCAGGGGCAGCCGGAGCGCAACGAGCGCGTGCGCGCCATGGTGCAGGCCATGGACGCCGAGCGCTTCGGCTTCTGCTCGCACCAGTTCGAATGCGAGGCGGTCTGCCCGAAGGAGATCAGCGGCCGCTTCATCGGGGAGCTCAACCGCGAGTACACTCGAGCGGTGCTGCGGCAGCAGGAGGAGGCGCCGCGCCTACCCGCTGCAGGCCGCGCCGGCATGAGTGGCGGCGCTGGCTGA
- a CDS encoding DUF72 domain-containing protein, with the protein MSMQPGFFDPDPLPGPSRVRFGTSSFSAPEWVGTFYPRGTRPGDFLRHYATQFDTVEVDATYYHVPAPETVDAWVAKTPPHFALAAKFPRSIVHGGEGPEPDPTRLLTPDATYAERDTFLEVMSRLGERCGPLVLQFPHFSPLVFRERAPFCDRLEAFLADLPREFAYAVEIRNPYWLDADFAALCRRWQVALVLVDRAGMPHGADVATQFDPCTAPFAYLRLLGDRQRIERITTRWEREVIDHRQSLERWAALLAQLAARTTVFVFANNHYAGHAPTTIRRLQQLFRAAAG; encoded by the coding sequence ATGAGCATGCAACCAGGCTTCTTCGATCCCGACCCCCTCCCCGGTCCGAGCCGCGTGCGCTTCGGCACTTCCTCCTTCTCGGCTCCCGAGTGGGTGGGAACCTTCTACCCCCGGGGTACGCGCCCGGGCGACTTCCTCCGCCACTACGCCACGCAGTTCGACACCGTGGAAGTGGACGCCACCTACTACCACGTGCCGGCGCCGGAAACCGTGGACGCATGGGTGGCAAAGACACCGCCACACTTTGCGCTCGCCGCCAAGTTCCCCCGCTCCATCGTGCATGGCGGCGAAGGACCCGAGCCCGACCCGACCCGGTTGCTGACGCCCGACGCCACCTACGCCGAGCGCGACACGTTTCTCGAGGTCATGAGCCGTCTCGGCGAGCGCTGCGGGCCGCTGGTGCTCCAGTTCCCGCACTTCTCGCCCCTCGTCTTCCGCGAGCGCGCCCCGTTTTGCGACCGCCTCGAAGCCTTCCTCGCCGATTTGCCGCGGGAGTTCGCCTACGCCGTCGAGATCCGCAACCCGTACTGGCTGGACGCCGACTTCGCCGCTCTCTGTCGGCGGTGGCAGGTGGCCCTCGTCCTCGTCGACCGCGCCGGCATGCCCCACGGCGCCGACGTCGCCACCCAGTTCGACCCGTGCACCGCGCCTTTTGCCTATCTCCGTCTCCTCGGCGACCGGCAGCGCATCGAACGCATCACCACGCGCTGGGAACGCGAGGTCATCGACCACCGCCAGAGCCTGGAGCGCTGGGCGGCGCTCCTCGCGCAGCTCGCCGCCCGCACCACCGTCTTCGTCTTCGCCAACAACCACTACGCTGGCCACGCCCCCACCACGATCCGCCGCTTGCAACAGCTGTTCCGCGCCGCCGCGGGCTAA
- a CDS encoding GNAT family protein, producing the protein MRIDIGSICIRSYEKRDSAAVHKYANNPNVSRHLRDSFPYPYTRRDALRWVAAALAQEEETNFAIANAAELIGGIGFVPQMDVHRKSAEIGYWLGEPFWGRGIVTRAVSALVAHAFENSDLVRLYAYVFAGNPASERVLEKNGFVCEGVLRQSVLKNGTLLDQKLFALLRDGYRREPSSTR; encoded by the coding sequence ATGCGCATCGACATCGGCTCGATCTGCATCCGCAGCTACGAGAAGCGTGACAGCGCCGCCGTCCACAAGTACGCCAACAATCCCAACGTCTCCCGCCATCTGCGCGACAGCTTCCCCTACCCCTACACGCGCCGTGACGCCTTGCGCTGGGTGGCGGCGGCCCTGGCACAGGAGGAGGAGACGAACTTCGCCATCGCCAACGCCGCGGAGCTCATCGGCGGCATCGGCTTCGTGCCGCAGATGGACGTGCACCGCAAGAGCGCCGAGATCGGCTACTGGCTGGGCGAACCCTTCTGGGGCCGCGGCATCGTCACGCGAGCGGTGAGTGCCCTGGTCGCGCATGCCTTCGAAAACTCCGACCTCGTCCGGCTCTACGCCTACGTCTTCGCCGGCAACCCCGCCTCGGAGCGCGTCCTGGAGAAGAACGGCTTCGTCTGCGAGGGCGTGCTGCGGCAGAGCGTGCTCAAGAACGGCACGCTCCTCGACCAGAAGCTCTTCGCCCTCCTGCGGGATGGTTACCGGCGGGAGCCCTCCAGCACTCGGTAG
- a CDS encoding fused MFS/spermidine synthase, whose protein sequence is MTQLALYAVVAIAGAAVLAIEILGTRLLGPFYGVSLFLWSALITVTLAALAAGYALGGRWADRGPRLSRLGVLLAVAGGWILLVPWIRHPLLGALETLGLRAAVLAAALLLFAPPLVCLGMVSPYAVRLKVARLDAVGRTAGDLYALSTLASVLSALGTGFYLIPLVGVTRLLLLVGFLLLGGAALALVADRRARTGMGAVVALGVLGGFSWRSAVEGAAPESGLRALLDTPYAEIRVLEQNDIRYLLLDGGVHTAMEANTWLPAQRYVPALGLAKLFFARPGRLLLVGLGGGAVVKDYAADAWRIDAVEIDPGVIAMARKHFDLRTAQCNVICQDGRRFLRESDASYDLIVLDAFGSSSIPFHLVTQEMFALVAARLAPEGILAVNVETRRWDDPLLAAIAATMATSFPEITALPTAEPPNTLGNVILLGARRPLELPDEAVPHPKDYLDDPALHWQVLQKNHAWENRYRPETAGVPILTDERNPIELWAESVNRVARRSLHEFFRQGGPSW, encoded by the coding sequence ATGACGCAGCTCGCACTGTATGCCGTTGTCGCCATCGCCGGTGCTGCGGTGCTCGCCATCGAGATCCTGGGCACGCGACTTCTCGGGCCCTTCTACGGCGTCAGCCTCTTCCTGTGGTCGGCGCTCATCACCGTGACCCTGGCGGCTCTGGCCGCGGGCTACGCTCTGGGCGGGCGCTGGGCCGACCGGGGCCCGCGCCTGTCGCGTCTGGGAGTGCTTCTGGCCGTAGCTGGCGGTTGGATCCTCCTGGTGCCCTGGATCCGCCATCCCCTTCTCGGCGCCCTGGAGACTCTCGGTCTCCGCGCTGCCGTGCTCGCCGCCGCGCTTCTGCTCTTCGCGCCGCCGCTTGTCTGTCTCGGCATGGTGAGCCCCTACGCCGTGCGTCTCAAGGTGGCGCGTCTCGATGCCGTCGGGCGCACCGCCGGCGATCTCTATGCCCTCTCCACCCTGGCCAGCGTGCTCTCGGCGCTGGGCACGGGTTTTTACCTGATTCCCCTCGTGGGCGTGACGAGGCTCCTGTTGCTCGTGGGCTTCCTCCTCCTCGGCGGCGCCGCACTCGCCCTCGTCGCGGATCGACGCGCCCGCACCGGCATGGGCGCTGTCGTGGCGCTCGGAGTCCTCGGTGGCTTCTCCTGGCGCAGCGCCGTCGAGGGCGCGGCGCCGGAGAGCGGCCTGCGGGCGCTACTCGACACCCCGTACGCCGAGATCCGCGTCCTCGAGCAGAACGACATCCGTTACCTGCTCCTCGACGGCGGCGTACACACCGCCATGGAGGCGAACACCTGGTTGCCGGCACAGCGCTACGTGCCCGCCCTCGGCCTGGCGAAGCTCTTCTTCGCGCGCCCTGGCCGCTTGCTCCTGGTCGGCCTGGGTGGCGGCGCCGTGGTGAAGGACTATGCCGCCGATGCCTGGCGCATCGACGCCGTGGAGATCGATCCCGGGGTGATCGCGATGGCGCGCAAACATTTCGATCTGCGCACCGCCCAGTGCAACGTCATCTGCCAGGACGGCCGGCGCTTCCTGCGGGAGAGCGACGCGTCCTACGACCTCATCGTCCTCGACGCCTTCGGCAGCAGCTCCATCCCCTTTCATCTGGTGACGCAGGAGATGTTCGCTCTCGTGGCGGCGCGTCTCGCCCCGGAAGGGATCCTCGCCGTCAACGTGGAGACGCGCCGTTGGGACGACCCGCTGCTCGCCGCCATCGCGGCGACCATGGCCACCAGTTTCCCGGAAATCACCGCGCTCCCCACAGCGGAACCGCCGAACACGCTCGGGAACGTGATCCTCCTCGGGGCGCGCCGCCCGCTCGAGCTACCGGACGAAGCGGTCCCGCACCCCAAGGACTATCTCGACGATCCTGCCCTGCACTGGCAGGTCTTGCAAAAGAACCACGCCTGGGAAAACCGCTATCGCCCCGAGACCGCGGGCGTTCCGATCCTCACCGACGAGCGCAATCCGATCGAGCTGTGGGCCGAGTCAGTGAACCGCGTAGCGCGCCGATCGCTGCACGAGTTCTTCCGCCAGGGTGGCCCGAGCTGGTAG
- the nrfH gene encoding cytochrome c nitrite reductase small subunit: MQGRVAETMVLGALLGLAAGLGIYTFVYAKGASYLTNDPAACANCHVMQEYYDGWLKSSHRAVAVCNDCHTPHALLPKVATKASNGYHHSFAFTSRRFPDVLQIKPHNLEITEHACRRCHGDVVEAIDAPAAAHSGEVSCVRCHAGVGHAR; the protein is encoded by the coding sequence ATGCAGGGTCGCGTCGCGGAAACGATGGTGCTCGGGGCTTTGTTGGGCCTGGCTGCCGGTCTCGGCATCTATACATTCGTCTACGCCAAGGGCGCCTCGTACCTGACCAACGACCCCGCCGCCTGCGCCAACTGCCACGTCATGCAGGAGTACTACGACGGTTGGCTCAAGTCGAGCCACCGCGCGGTGGCGGTGTGCAACGACTGCCACACGCCGCACGCCCTGCTCCCCAAGGTCGCCACCAAGGCTTCCAACGGCTACCATCACTCCTTCGCCTTCACCTCGCGGCGGTTCCCGGACGTGCTGCAGATCAAGCCCCACAACCTCGAGATCACCGAGCACGCCTGTCGCCGTTGCCATGGTGATGTGGTCGAAGCCATCGACGCGCCGGCAGCAGCGCACAGCGGCGAAGTCTCCTGCGTGCGCTGCCACGCTGGTGTAGGACACGCGCGTTGA